The nucleotide sequence AACGACGCTTCGATTGACCGCTTCGTAGACGGCAACAGAGATCGCCTCTTCAGGAGAGAAGCCATCTTCGTCGTAGATTCGCGAGGTACTCGGGCGGACTCGTTCGACAGGAGATTCAATCCGCGTTCGCCGATCTTGTGCCGTCAATACCCCGTCCACAGGCCCTTGAGTCATCCAGATTGTAAACAGACTTGCCAGCACGGCGGATAACAGACAGCCCAGAAAAAACCGCATGATGCACCTCGTTGATCTGGCGAATGACTGAAGAGACCTGCGAGTCTGTAGCCATCCCGGCGGCACACTTCAGTGCGCGCCAGCCAGCACTCTCAATACTGATGGATTGAAACATTCCGAAACTCGCCCGCCCGCCAATTTTCTCGACAGGCAATCACGGTTCGTCCTGACATCTGGTGATACCCTCGAATGAATCCACGAAGCAGACTGCCGTAACCCTGCGCCGTCCCGTTCATCACTCACCGAATCACAGGTTCCGCTTGCATCTGACCAGACGCAAACACTCCATCATGGCATCCTGTGATACTCCGTGGTGTTCTAGGAGAAAACGGGCAACAGCGGAAGATGAAGTCACACCGGAACCGCTTCATGCGCGACCAGAACCGACTGCCGCTGGAGTTTGCCACTTACCGTTCACTCGAAAGTCCGTCGTCCAGACCAGATCTGGCTCTGGAAATTTGGGGACGGACAGAGCACTCCTCATCCCCCGCGCCGAGTTGTTACCCGTTACCCAGCGCTAAGCTGAAAATGCGATCAGCCGATTTGAAAGTGCTCAGATGATACCCGCGGTACGGAATATCATCCCCTTAGCGCAGGACGCGAAGTACCGAGAAAGCCGATCGGCAGCGAGGTGGTTCCTTCGAGTGCCAGATCCGCCAACGCTTCGCCGACGACCGGACAGAATTTGAAACCATGTCCCGAGAACCCTGCCCCCACGACGACGTTCCTCCAGACCGGGTGTGTATCAATCACAAAGTGCTGATCGGGAGTCACCGTGTACAGACAGACCGAATGGCGAACCGGATCCGGCAGCGCGTCGGGGATGAATTGCTCGACGAACGACTGGAGCCGGACCAAGTCTGAGGGATGCAGTTCGCGATCGACTGTGGCGGGATCGTCGACGGGGTCCCCTCCGGAATGTTCTGCCACTTTGATCGTGGTTCCGTCCAGGCTGGGAAATCCATAGAACGTCCCGTGCGGCAGTTCATAGAAGTAGGTCGGGGCTCCCTGGTCTGCCGCCAGTCGGGGCTGACGAAGGGGGAACCAGCAGACAGTCTTGCGAAGCACACGCAGTGGCAAACCTGCTTGCTTGAGCAAGTCTTTTGCCCAGGCCCCCGCAGTCACGACAAGAGATCGAGCCTGATACTGACGGCCACTCGTCCGCACCTGCACCGTGGTACCGTCCGTCGACCAATCCAGTACCGGCTCACTCTCGCGGATGAGAGCGCCGTGACGAACCGCCTCGTCAATGTGGGCTCGCACGCAATCATCGACGAGCAGCGTCCCCGCGCCTGATTCAAAGGCGACCGCGTGTTCCGGGGGAAAAATTAATCCTGAAAATCGCCGTTGAGCCTCTTCGGGGGACAGATTCTCCAGTTGCAGTCGATGGAGTTCCGCCGATTGCCGAGCCCCGCGGATCGTCTCTCCTTCAGGGGGGCCTGATAACACGAGCCCCGTCGGCAGCAAGAGCTTTCGTCCCGTAGCGGACTCTAACTGGCTCCACAGGTCATAGGCCCGATGCAGCAGGGGAACATAGTCGGGATGTTCGAAGTAAGCTTTCCGGATAATCCGCGATTCGCCGTGCGAGCTACCGCGATTATGGCAGAGCGGATACTGCTCCAGTCCCAGTACTCGGACACCACGGCGCGCCAGTTCAAGACACGCGGCCGAACCCATTCCTCCGACGCCCAGCACGATGGCATCGAACATCCGGTCATCGTCAGTTGGCGATTGCATAGGCGATCTCGTTCTCATCCGCTGCTCTAACACTGCATCGTCAAGCAGTGTCTCACGAAACTCAACTGGTGGGAAGTTCACCGCGGCTGCTACCGGATGCTGATGGTCAGCAGGATCAGGGATCCAGTCGCGGCGGCCCCGCTTGACGCCCTGAGGAACGTCGAGCGGGTGGAGCAATCCACTTCCAGCAATTTCGGGAAGCCACCGCATGAGTCCGCCGGAGTGACCTTGCACGGTTCAACCGAAGTTGGTTCGATCGATGCCACAACTTCAGTCCCACACCCTAAACATGTTTTCATCGAAGTCTGTTGTCGATTTCACAACTCTCGGAGAATGGGGCATGGGCGACTACTTCCAGTACCGGCGTCGGAGGATCGGCATCCCGGTCCTGTTCGTGACTTGCCTGATGGCCGGGGCTCTGGTCGATAGTTATCTTCGCTTTCGACTGATTCAGGTTTACGAAAACCCGCGTGAATTTGTTTACTGGTCACTCTTGTCACAACGAGGCAAACTGACGCTGACAAGGCATGCGACAGGAGTCTGGTTCGGCATTCCGATTCAGTTCCATCGAACGGGTCGTCTGAAGAATTGCGAAGACTTCGATGGGATTCCCTACTGGTATATCGTGTCTCCTCTTACCGTGCTCTCCGCCTGCCTGCTGCTAACTCGTCCAACCTCATTCAGAAAGAGAACGCCGACTCCGAACAGCCGCAACCGGCTGATGAGGACGCCCGTTTTTCGGCATGCGCCCTTCACCGCCCCCCTGAACGTGTTGTCGATGGAAAGAAGACCAGATACTTCTCTCTCGTGTCCCTGATTGCCAGGCGACCGCACTACGGACGCGGACCGAGTTCCGGAAAGAAACTTCCTCCAGCATGTTGTGCAGCGACATCTCCCAGCAAGTCGCGCCACATCCGGTACGGGTCGCCGAACACGTCTTGCCCCAACTCAAGATCCGCGATCGAGGCGGCGAGTTGTCTGATTCCATCCGGGATCGTAAACGCATTCTCGAGGTACAGCAGCCGAACACCCACAGCCTCGCGCCCCATCACCTCCATGCCCGCCGCAATCTCGATGCTGTCGCGCCGCGCAAATCCGACACCACACACGCCGATCAGACAGTGGTCCCATTCCTGACGAGTGCTTTCTTCCGCAAAACGGCGCAGTCCCGTGACAACCGATTCGTAGACCGCTTCGCCGACGGCGGTGACGACCTGATCAAGATCAGGCTTAACCCGGTTCATGGCGGTCGAAAAAATGTCGGCACTCACCGGCTGACCTGCGACCCAGCCTTCAGCCAGTCCACGCAGCGTCTGCATCACGGCCGATGCCGCAGGAACGATGGCTGCAGGAAGTGTTTGAGGGATCATCATCTCGGCCGCCTTGACTGACTGGGCCAGGAGTGCGGCATCGGACTCGGCCGACTTCCGATCACGTGAGCGAACCAGCCGGGCCGCCGTCGCCTGGGCTGCAATGACGGCGTGCATCAGGCCTTTGACATCACGAAGCCACGCAGGAGGTGCATACGAACGTACGGGAACACCAAACTCCACGCGCCAGATCTCACCCGTCCCGATCAAGGTGAGCCCAGCCAGCGGCGTGGAGGGCATGAGCTCGTCTCGATTTTTGCGATACAGATCGCGAAATGTCATATTCAGGCGATCTGCGGGAGTAGCTGGCTCCTGGGCTCCTCCGGGGGCGCCGTTCGCTGCTTCAGGGTCCAGCGCCGCCGCGGCCGCAACGACACCACCTGCATTGAGTACGAACATTCGACGATCCATCTGGGACATCATGATACCACTCCGCAAAAGGAACGAATTCGATCTGCGGAGTGTAACCCTCCGGTGTTTCACGAGTGAACCACTCTGCAGGATTTATCTGGGCGAAACCGCCTGTCTGCTCTCGGCCTGCCAGACTCTCCTCCCGTGAAGAACAAGCTC is from Schlesneria sp. DSM 10557 and encodes:
- the solA gene encoding N-methyl-L-tryptophan oxidase — encoded protein: MQSPTDDDRMFDAIVLGVGGMGSAACLELARRGVRVLGLEQYPLCHNRGSSHGESRIIRKAYFEHPDYVPLLHRAYDLWSQLESATGRKLLLPTGLVLSGPPEGETIRGARQSAELHRLQLENLSPEEAQRRFSGLIFPPEHAVAFESGAGTLLVDDCVRAHIDEAVRHGALIRESEPVLDWSTDGTTVQVRTSGRQYQARSLVVTAGAWAKDLLKQAGLPLRVLRKTVCWFPLRQPRLAADQGAPTYFYELPHGTFYGFPSLDGTTIKVAEHSGGDPVDDPATVDRELHPSDLVRLQSFVEQFIPDALPDPVRHSVCLYTVTPDQHFVIDTHPVWRNVVVGAGFSGHGFKFCPVVGEALADLALEGTTSLPIGFLGTSRPALRG